The sequence below is a genomic window from Paenibacillus sp. DCT19.
AGTATTAAGACGAATGTGTCGAGTCTGCAATCGGAGATTACTCTCCCTCTGAGTGATCTGAACATTAGCGAGGCTGAGGCGGAAAATCTGGCCGTCTTTATCAAGCATAGTGATGGTACGGTTGAGCTACTGAGAGGAGAAGTTGTGATTTACGACAAGTCTGGTCAAAAGGGGATTCGTTTTGCGATCGATCGTTTCAGCACATTCGTCATCGTTCGCTCAGAGGCACTGATCATCAAGCATCATGACGCTTACATTACAGGCTATGAAGACGGTACGTTCCGGCCTAATACGCCGATAACGCGTGCTGAAATGGCGGTGTTGCTCTCCCGAATTTTCGACGATCGTAGTATGAATGAACCATCTAGTCTCGGCTTTAACGATGTTGACACGTCTTATTGGGCAAAGGATGCGATTACCCTCGTATCGGCTAATGGCTGGATGATCGGGCAATTCAGCGGAAGCTTCCTGCCTGGCAAGACGATTACGCGTGCCGAGATGGCAGCCATTGTAGCAAGATTCATTGAACATTCCGAAGTGAATGAGATAACCTTCACGGATGTGAGAGGACATTGGGCCAAAGCTGCGATCGCTAAGGTTCAAGTCTCAGGTATGATGAATGGTTACGCCAGCGGCAAGTTTCGTCCTAATTCACCTTTAACACGAGCAGAGGCTGTTGTTATTCTGAATAAGCTGCTAGGTCGCGAGCCAATTGAGGGAAGTACCATGAAGTGGAACGACGTTGCCGAAGGGTTCTGGGCGTATGACGATATTCATGCGGCTTCCAACGTCTATGTAGAGGATGTACTTGCAACGCAATAGTAGTTAATAGAGGGCACCTAATCAGGTGCCCTCTATTTTTTTATTCTATATACGATGATGTAATCATATAAAATAGACAGCTTATCCCCCTCTGCACATACGTTTAGAGGAGAGCTGCGGCTTATATTTATTGTGATTTATGCCCTATTCGCAAAAAATGTTTATGTATCACGCAGACTAGACTCTACAAGCATCATAGATTAAAATTTATTTAAGATAAATCTATCTAATCAAAACGAAATTTTATTATTAAATTCTGATATAAATCCTGTTCCCGAAACGAAATATAACTTAGATAGGTGTGCATGAACATCAAGATTTTAAGAGACTACATCACAGATCACCCAATAGAGCTTACTATGTTCATTGAACTGTCTATTATACTGGCAGAAATGGTGCAGCGTGAACACGAGCAGAATAGGATCATTGGATACCTTAGCCCTGACCATATCAGCGTGCAGTGGCAGGGGAAAACGGCGCATATATCCTGGCATACGGAAAGTCATGCAGCTTATCATTCTCCAGAGCAATCTGGGCGATTCAATCTTGTGCCGAGTGAACGCAGTGATCTTTACGCATTAGGTGTTATTCTCTACGAGTTGTTGACCAGGCAATTGCCTTTTCATGCTGAAAATGATGAAGACTGGGGTACCGTGCTTACCCGTAAGGTGCCGCAGCCTTTATCCGATATTCGACCGGGATTAGACGATACACTTCAATTGATACTGATGAAATTACTTGCCAAATCACCGATGGAGCGTTATCAGAGTGCATATGGGGTGCTTGAAGATCTGAAGTTGTATCAGAATATGATGGATAACGATGGAGCGTTTACGCCATTGGAAGTGGGACGATTGGATAAAATACGTACGCTTTCCCTATCCGATTCGTGGTATGGACGCAGTGCCGAAGTGTTGCAAATGGAGGCCGGGCTGGAGCAGGCTTTTCAAGGAATGAATGCCTTTCGTTGGGTGATAGGCAAGGAGGGAACGGGCAAAACGACGCTTGTCCATAGACTCCAACAAAACGTCATTCAGCATGGAGGCCGGATGATTGCCATGGAAGCGGAACCATTCCAACAAAACGTGCGGTGTGGGTCGATTCTTCAAGTGATGCGGGAATGGATCTATCAACTGTGGAGTGAGCCAGTTGAACTCATTACACGTCTGAAAGCCAAACTGCAAGCCGAGTTTGGGCTCGAAATGCAGGTGATCGTCTCCTGCTTGCCCGAGACCAAGCTGTTGTTCGACAACGATGCGAAGGTATCGCATGTCTCGGACGCTACGAAGGTCTGGGAACGGTTTGAAGAACTTCTGCCCGACTTGATCCGTTGTATGGCTGAATGCAAGCCACCGCTTGTTCTGTTTATGGACAATCTGCAGTGGGTTGACAATGGAACACAAGACGTCATTCGTGAACTTGCATTATCACAAAAAGCGTATGGATTATTCCTAATCGGGGCTTATCGTACGGAGGAAGTGATCACTTCCACTGAGGATGAAACGAAAGCTGATCAAGAGGGATTTCTGGTTTGGTTAAGCCAAAGATGCCGTGCGAATCCAGATGAACAAGTGACTCTATCGCCGCTGGCTTACGAGGATGTAAGGCAGCTGATCTCTGATGCTCTATATGAGAAATCCGCTCGCATTCAACTTCTGGCACGGTCTGTCTACGATCAGACAGGTGGGTATCCCGGCTCGGTTCGTCTCTTGCTGGAGGGATGGTTAAAGGAGAACAGACTAAACTTTGACGAGAAACGACGTAAGTGGGTATGGGACTCAGAAATAACCCGGCAACTAAGCAGGTCGGAAGAACATCTACGGCTGCTGGAGATGAGTTTCTCCAATCTCAAGGAAGATCGTAAGGAGTTCTTGGCTATGGCGGCTGCAATAGGTCCGGTATTCCAGTTAACACTCTTGGCCGAAGTGTGTGGCATATCAATGGATAGGGTATTCCGTATTCTACAAGAGGCGGAAGCGGAAGGATTTATTTATCGGGAAGACGAAGCAGGGCAAGAAGATGGACGGCATACAACCTATGTGTTCTCCCATGAATTCATTCACCGAATGGCATATGCCTTTGATTCAGAACGTATTATCCAACGACACCGAGCAATTGGACGGTTGCTACTGGATCGCACGTCGAATTCACGCGATGACTTGTCAAGAACAGCGATTGATCATCTGAATTTGGCAGCTTCGGTATTATCAGAGCAAGAAACGAAGCAATTAATAGAGCACAATCTTCAAGCGGGACAAGAGGCGTTGGCATCCGCGCGCTATGCGAAAGGCAAGCATTATGCCGAAAACGGGCTTCATCTGCTTGCAACATACAAAGTGGACGTACCAGTTACACTCGATGTCGGGTTGCAGTTGGTATTAGCATGGACGGAGTATATGGGTGGCAATAGTGTACGGGCGAAAAAACTGCTGGTGGACTTGAACCAAGACAGCGATCGACTGAGCCGATCAGAGCGGCTCAAAATCTGGGCACCTTTAATCCGATTCCATGCACTCGCGGACAATGAGACTGCGGTTCAATTTGGAATGGAGGCGCTAGGCTCCTATGGTTGGAAGCTTGGGAAGAAAAGTACACTGTTGTCTATAGGCAAGGAAGTGACCCGAACCGCGATCCTTTTACATCGAAAGCGGGAGAAGCATCTTCTGCTGTCCGACCCACTCGATGAGGATTATGAAGAATTATGTCATGTAATGGAGCTGTTGTTTCTTCCATTGCTTGCACATGATGCGCGATCGCTTCTGGAATTGTATGCCCGATTTATTCGTTATGGGTTGCATAAAGGGGTGAATGAGTCACTAGCCGCTATGATCGGAGCATACGAGCTGATTGTGCAAAGGTCATTTCCCAGCTTCGTTCGAAAGACTCCGATTGCTGAGCAGGTGTTTCTGCAAATCGCGAACACCTCTACATTCAGGAAAAAGCATGTTTTTACTTTTTTGATCGGAATGATCAAGCAAATGGACAGTCCTTTGGAATCTTCTGTTGTCCTGTTCAATGCGATGCGGCAAGCGATGGAAGCAGGTGATCATGACTTTGCTAATCCTGCCTTAATTTTCAGTGTTATGGGTAATCATGGGAATGTATATATCCTAAATGAAATGCTCCAATACTTTGAGGAGAACATGCGACATGTTGCCGACGACAAGATACAGGACATGATGCGGCTGACGAGTAGTTACGCAACAGTGCTGCAAGACGATTCTCTGATCGACAGTTTTGTTGCTATTCCACAGGTGCCGACTGACAGCGAGCTGGCGCAACGGGACGAGGACAATTATAGCTGCGGTTGTCGGCTCGAGGTAGCGTACCTGTCGGGTAGATATAGCGAAGCTCTGTATTGGTCGCAGCGAGGAAGGGTAAACGAACTGCATTTGGATTGGATGCGAATTCGTAAACAACGTGTTTACGAGACTTTGGCACGGGCTGGATTGTATTTCGAGACGAATAGGGAGGAACGTAAGCGGATTCGGAAGGCCATACGCGCGCAATTGCGATTGATGAAGAGTTGGCGAGGATTCTTGGACAGTACTTCCTCTGCATACTTGCTAATCAAAGCAGAGGCTGAACGGATCGCAGGGAATTCGGTGAGCGCCATGCAACAATATACGGCTGCAATCAGGCTGGCAAGAACCGAGAAATACGTATTGCTGGAAGCCATTGCTTGCGAACGGCTTGCGGTATGTTATCAAGATGATATGCACAGCCGATCCGGAGCGGCAATTACGATGATGGATGCATGTGCGGCATACGCTGAATGGGGAATCACCTTCAAAGTAACTCAGATTAGAAGCAGAGATGCTAAATTGCTGGACCCGATATATAAGCGTTATGAAGGTTCTGTATTACAGGATCGAATCCAAATGACTCAAACCGGCACATCGCTACCTCAACGGAACGGCTCCAAGATGGGTGAAGGCTCGAAGAGCGAAGAAGAACTCGAACATGTGCAACGACTCATCGATGGGTTGGCACAGACGAATAAGGTCGACTGGAAGGTGAATCTCTTGGAAACGGCTTTAAGACAAGCCGGAGCTGAGCGTGGTCTGTTGTTGAAGCGTCATAATAATGAATTCTATATTGAAGCTAACCGTTCTGACTGGACTGATCAGGAAAAAGGAGTCGGCATGTATGCGGAGAGCGTCTTACGTCATACAACGATGACGGCGAAACCGCTAATTCTGCATGATGCGTTTCAGAGTTTTTGGGTGAAGGATGCTTATATCGCAGCAAGTAAACAGAGGTCGATTCTGTGCATGTCCATTGATGTTCCGGGAGAACAAGCTTCCTATCTACTCTACTTGGAAAATCGACTGATGCCGGGTGTGTTCACAAAAAGGGATGTTCAGATGATGGAGCTTATTGCGACACGGATCATTTATCTCAAGCTGCTGGGAGACGAAGCTGCGAATACAACAATCCCAAGTACTTCCGAAAGTAACGTTTCGTCCGTGGTGCCTAGTCTCAGTCAACCGGGGCTGACTGAACCACTGACCGAACGAGAAACGGAAATTATTACAGCGATTGCAAAAGGTTTGTCGAACAGAGAGATTGCCGATCTCTTTGGGATTGCAGAAACGACGGTCAAGACACATACTTCTAGAATATACGGCAAGTTGGGTGTAAAACGGCGGGGCAAGCTGTCCTACGTGCCAGAGAGCTACAATTGATAGAGTGACGAACAAGGAAGCGAGCCTAAAAGGGCCGCTTCTTTGTTTTTTTGGAGTACTACTTTAGTAGGACTTAAATATCCTAAGATGAGACTATGATGTTTAGATGGAGTCAAATGAAAAGAGGTCATTTTGAGTAATAAGGAATGGTATGAAAGGAAGTGTACATGGTGAGAAAGAGAGTTGTCTCGATTGCAAGTATGCTCGTTGTAATCGTGTGTATGGCATGCATCGTAATTTTTAATAATCAAAGCGTTGCATCCGCTAACATAGTTCCGTCAACTATTTATGCAGCAGAGGATACAACAATGATTTATGAGTCTGGTATGATCTATGAGGGTGAAAATCTCGGGTATCTGGAAGTAGGCTATCAAGGAACACTTAGTGTTCCCTTAGAGGCTCAGGTATTACTAAAGTTTGCTTTACCCCCAATCCCAACAGGGTATGAAGTTGAAACTGCAAATCTTTATATTCCTGTAACAGGTGGTACTTTACAGGCAACAACTAATTTTTCGTTAAAAGTTTCTACGAGTATAGATCATAGCTGGGCACAGGATAGTAGAATAACATCGCCACCAGCTCTAACGTCAGGTTCTACACAATCAAGACTTTTAGCCAATAATGTACCTATACTTAAACCTACACTCGCTCCCTTTAATTTTACCAGCTATATATCAGGGGAATCAGCGAAATCTGATCCTAGAGCAACCTTCATTCTATCAGGAATGACTTCTCAAGAAGCAGCTGAAGCAGGAATAACCTATGCTGATCATTTTATACAAATGACCGAAAATCATGCACATGGCGGCAGTCTGGGTCCATATTTAATTATTACGTATTCTGAAATTGCGAATATTGAAATAACTGGAGTCGCAGATGGAGGTCTATACAATACAAATGTAACGCCAACATTTAACACGGGTACAGCAACTTTGAATGGAAGTCCATTTACAAGTGGAACACAGCTTACTGCTGAAGGCTCGTACACGTTAACGGTTACAGCAGGCAGTCAATTAGAAACGATTCAATTTCGAATAGATAAGACCCCTCCAACAGGGACGATTATTGTAAATCTAGGCAACGAATACACGAATGGTTCGGCTGTACTTATTTCAATAAATCCAGATCCTGGAGTAACTGATATTACGCATATCCAATATTCGCTTAACGGAAGCCCCTATACACAGATGCCTTATGTACCAAGCTTTATGCTATCAATAGGATTTACTGATGGAGATAAAGTTTTGAGATTTAAACTAGTTGATCGTGCAGGGAACCAATCAATTGAATATCAAAAAACCATAACACGGGATACCGAAGTGCCAACAGGCTCTATTGTTATTAATAATGGCAACGTGTATACAACTAATCGTGAAATAACGCTTAATCTATCATTAGGCAACGGTGTAACAGATGTGGTAGCCGTACAATTTTCTAATAACAATAGTTCTTGGTCAGGAGTTGAAGCCTTTAGTTCCATAAAAAGCTATACGTTACCTGCTGGTGATGGAAATAAAACGGTATATGTTCGTTTAATTGATCGAGCAGGCAATATTACCGTCATTCAAGACAGTATTATATTGGATACAACACCT
It includes:
- a CDS encoding S-layer homology domain-containing protein, which produces MTTYTTNVGSSIKSVDVTAAPSDPNATVVINGQAIVSGSPSQPISLYAGNNRVDIIVTAADGVTTLTYSIQVRRASDSIDNPVVNHPIVNNPIPSKSNVQTIQVPIESEGGDVLLSVTITRTTDSLGKKKDDIIMTAQQSQQLRTALEGKNVSVARLVLPNDKDEVSEWTMSLQKGAVALLANMGIDLEVVTTKGSIHLSKYTLAKLSGDTTFEIVPLHSESERSALQQLVETNPSVLERIGTSSISVVDPPVSIKTNVSSLQSEITLPLSDLNISEAEAENLAVFIKHSDGTVELLRGEVVIYDKSGQKGIRFAIDRFSTFVIVRSEALIIKHHDAYITGYEDGTFRPNTPITRAEMAVLLSRIFDDRSMNEPSSLGFNDVDTSYWAKDAITLVSANGWMIGQFSGSFLPGKTITRAEMAAIVARFIEHSEVNEITFTDVRGHWAKAAIAKVQVSGMMNGYASGKFRPNSPLTRAEAVVILNKLLGREPIEGSTMKWNDVAEGFWAYDDIHAASNVYVEDVLATQ
- a CDS encoding helix-turn-helix transcriptional regulator — protein: MNIKILRDYITDHPIELTMFIELSIILAEMVQREHEQNRIIGYLSPDHISVQWQGKTAHISWHTESHAAYHSPEQSGRFNLVPSERSDLYALGVILYELLTRQLPFHAENDEDWGTVLTRKVPQPLSDIRPGLDDTLQLILMKLLAKSPMERYQSAYGVLEDLKLYQNMMDNDGAFTPLEVGRLDKIRTLSLSDSWYGRSAEVLQMEAGLEQAFQGMNAFRWVIGKEGTGKTTLVHRLQQNVIQHGGRMIAMEAEPFQQNVRCGSILQVMREWIYQLWSEPVELITRLKAKLQAEFGLEMQVIVSCLPETKLLFDNDAKVSHVSDATKVWERFEELLPDLIRCMAECKPPLVLFMDNLQWVDNGTQDVIRELALSQKAYGLFLIGAYRTEEVITSTEDETKADQEGFLVWLSQRCRANPDEQVTLSPLAYEDVRQLISDALYEKSARIQLLARSVYDQTGGYPGSVRLLLEGWLKENRLNFDEKRRKWVWDSEITRQLSRSEEHLRLLEMSFSNLKEDRKEFLAMAAAIGPVFQLTLLAEVCGISMDRVFRILQEAEAEGFIYREDEAGQEDGRHTTYVFSHEFIHRMAYAFDSERIIQRHRAIGRLLLDRTSNSRDDLSRTAIDHLNLAASVLSEQETKQLIEHNLQAGQEALASARYAKGKHYAENGLHLLATYKVDVPVTLDVGLQLVLAWTEYMGGNSVRAKKLLVDLNQDSDRLSRSERLKIWAPLIRFHALADNETAVQFGMEALGSYGWKLGKKSTLLSIGKEVTRTAILLHRKREKHLLLSDPLDEDYEELCHVMELLFLPLLAHDARSLLELYARFIRYGLHKGVNESLAAMIGAYELIVQRSFPSFVRKTPIAEQVFLQIANTSTFRKKHVFTFLIGMIKQMDSPLESSVVLFNAMRQAMEAGDHDFANPALIFSVMGNHGNVYILNEMLQYFEENMRHVADDKIQDMMRLTSSYATVLQDDSLIDSFVAIPQVPTDSELAQRDEDNYSCGCRLEVAYLSGRYSEALYWSQRGRVNELHLDWMRIRKQRVYETLARAGLYFETNREERKRIRKAIRAQLRLMKSWRGFLDSTSSAYLLIKAEAERIAGNSVSAMQQYTAAIRLARTEKYVLLEAIACERLAVCYQDDMHSRSGAAITMMDACAAYAEWGITFKVTQIRSRDAKLLDPIYKRYEGSVLQDRIQMTQTGTSLPQRNGSKMGEGSKSEEELEHVQRLIDGLAQTNKVDWKVNLLETALRQAGAERGLLLKRHNNEFYIEANRSDWTDQEKGVGMYAESVLRHTTMTAKPLILHDAFQSFWVKDAYIAASKQRSILCMSIDVPGEQASYLLYLENRLMPGVFTKRDVQMMELIATRIIYLKLLGDEAANTTIPSTSESNVSSVVPSLSQPGLTEPLTERETEIITAIAKGLSNREIADLFGIAETTVKTHTSRIYGKLGVKRRGKLSYVPESYN
- a CDS encoding Ig-like domain repeat protein; protein product: MVRKRVVSIASMLVVIVCMACIVIFNNQSVASANIVPSTIYAAEDTTMIYESGMIYEGENLGYLEVGYQGTLSVPLEAQVLLKFALPPIPTGYEVETANLYIPVTGGTLQATTNFSLKVSTSIDHSWAQDSRITSPPALTSGSTQSRLLANNVPILKPTLAPFNFTSYISGESAKSDPRATFILSGMTSQEAAEAGITYADHFIQMTENHAHGGSLGPYLIITYSEIANIEITGVADGGLYNTNVTPTFNTGTATLNGSPFTSGTQLTAEGSYTLTVTAGSQLETIQFRIDKTPPTGTIIVNLGNEYTNGSAVLISINPDPGVTDITHIQYSLNGSPYTQMPYVPSFMLSIGFTDGDKVLRFKLVDRAGNQSIEYQKTITRDTEVPTGSIVINNGNVYTTNREITLNLSLGNGVTDVVAVQFSNNNSSWSGVEAFSSIKSYTLPAGDGNKTVYVRLIDRAGNITVIQDSIILDTTPPTGTVVVNDGSAFTNDSNVYVDITPTAGVTDIVSIRYTLNGLPPTTIAYTNSFTINVGSSDGEKAITVELIDEAGRVSPLYSTTVTLDTIPLLSAV